A single Rattus norvegicus strain BN/NHsdMcwi chromosome 5, GRCr8, whole genome shotgun sequence DNA region contains:
- the Cdh17 gene encoding cadherin-17 isoform X2: MVSAQLHFLCLLTLYLTGAYGQEGKFSGPLKPMTFSIFEGQEPSQIIFQFKANPPAVTFELTGETDGIFKIEKDGLLYHTRVLDRETRAVHHLQLAALDSQGAIVDGPVPIIIEVKDINDNRPTFLQTKYEGSVRQNSRPGKPFMYVNATDLDDPATPNGQLFYQIVIQLPKINNVMYFQIDNKTGAISLTPEGSQVLDPIKNPYYNLVVSVKDMGGQNENSFSDTTSVDITVRENIWKAPEPVEIRENLTDPHPIKITQVQWNDPGAHYSLINKEKLPQFPFSIDQEGNIYVTQPLDREEKDSHVFFATAKDENGKPLAYPLEIRVKVIDINDNPPTCLSQVTVFEVQENEVLGSSIGIFAAHDMDEANNINSILKYRLVDQTPKVPSDELFLIDEYGGKVQLGKRSLKKQDSPQYNLTVEVSDIDFKTLCSLQVNVIDINDQIPIFERSDYGSKTLSEDTAIGSTILIIQATDDDEPFTGSSKILYKIVQGDTEGRLEVVTDPMTNTGYVKIRKPLDFETEPVTSIVFKAENPEPLVNGIEYNASSFASFELTVTDVNEVPVFPQQIFQANVSEDTAIGTKVGTVTARDPEGLTVSYSLKDNKRGWLKIDSVTGDIFSTAPLDRETESVYRVQVVATEVGGSSLSSTAYFHLVLMDVNDNPPRLAKDYTGLFFCHPLSAPGSLIFEATDDDQQSVRRPKFTFALGRESLQSDWEVSKINGTHARLSTKHTRFEEQVYDIPILINDGGQPPMEGIVSLSVTFCQCVDGSCFRPAGNQVGIPTVGMAVGILLTTFLVIGIILAVVFIRMRKDKVEDPQSPENKPLRS, encoded by the exons TTTAAGGCCAACCCTCCAGCTGTGACTTTTGAGCTAACAGGAGAGACGGATGGTATATTTAAGATAGAAAAGGATGGACTTCTTTATCACACAAGAGTCCTGGACAGAGAAACAAGGGCGGTTCATCATCTGCAG CTTGCAGCCTTGGATTCTCAGGGAGCTATAGTGGATGGCCCAGTCCCCATCATCATAGAAGTCAAGGACATCAATGACAACCGACCTACATTTCTCCAGACAAAATATGAAGGCTCAGTGAGGCAGAACTCTCGCCCAG GAAAGCCTTTCATGTATGTCAATGCTACAGACCTGGATGACCCGGCTACTCCCAATGGCCAGCTTTTTTATCAAATTGTCATCCAGCTTCCCAAAATCAACAATGTTATGTACTTCCAGATCGACAACAAAACAGGGGCAATCTCGCTTACCCCAGAAG GTTCTCAGGTATTGGATCCAATAAAGAATCCGTACTACAACCTGGTGGTCTCTGTGAAGGACATGGGGGGCCAGAATGAGAATTCCTTCAGCGATACCACATCTGTGGATATTACTGTCAGAGAGAACATCTGGAAAGCACCAGAGCCTGTGGAGATTCGAGAAAACTTAACTGATCCTCACCCCATCAAAATCACTCAG GTGCAGTGGAATGACCCAGGGGCCCACTATTCCTTAATCAACAAGGAGAAGCTGCCACAGTTTCCATTCTCGATCGACCAAGAAGGAAATATTTACGTGACTCAGCCTTTGGACCGTGAGGAAAAGGACTCT CATGTTTTCTTTGCCACTGCCAAGGATGAGAATGGAAAACCCCTCGCATATCCACTGGAAATTCGTGTGAAAGTTATTGACATTAATGACAACCCACCGACATGTCTCTCTCAAGTGACTGTATTTGAAGTCCAGGAGAATGAAGTCTTGG GTAGTAGCATTGGGATCTTTGCTGCCCACGATATGGATGAAGCTAACAATATCAACAGTATTTTGAAGTACAGACTTGTAGACCAAACACCCAAAGTTCCCTCAGATGAACTCTTTCTCATTGACGAATATGGAGGAAAGGTCCAGTTGGGTAAACGGTCCTTGAAGAAGCAAGACAGTCCTCAGTACAACTTAACAGTAGAGGTGTCTGACATAG ATTTCAAGACTCTCTGTTCTCTTCAAGTCAACGTTATTGATATCAACGATCAGATTCCCATCTTTGAAAGATCAGAC TATGGAAGCAAGACTCTTTCTGAAGACACAGCCATCGGATCCACCATCTTAATCATCCAAGCTACTGATGATGATGAGCCCTTTACCGGGAGCTCTAAAATTCTGTACAAGATTGTACAGGGAGACACTGAGGGAAGACTGGAAGTTGTCACAGATCCCATGACCAATACAGGATACGTCAAGATCAGAAAG CCTCTTGATTTTGAAACCGAACCAGTTACTAGCATTGTGTTCAAAGCAGAAAACCCTGAGCCGCTGGTGAATGGCATAGAGTACAATGCTAGTTCTTTTGCCTCCTTCGAGCTGACCGTGACGGATGTGAATGAAGTGCCTGTATTTCCCCAGCAAATATTCCAAGCCAACGTTAGCGAGGATACTGCTATAGGCACTAAAGTGGGCACTGTGACTGCCAGGGATCCGGAAGGCCTGACTGTGAG TTATTCACTGAAAGACAATAAGAGAGGTTGGCTTAAAATCGACTCCGTCACCGGCGACATATTTAGCACTGCTCCGCtggacagggaaacagaaagtgtgtATCGAGTACAAGTGGTGGCCACTGAAGTAG GTGGGTCCTCTCTGAGTTCTACAGCATATTTCCACCTGGTCCTCATGGATGTGAATGACAACCCCCCTCGCCTAGCTAAGGACTACACAGGCTTGTTCTTCTGCCATCCCCTAAGTGCCCCTGGGAGCCTCATCTTTGAAGCCACTGATGATGACCAGCAGTCAGTTCGGAGGCCCAAGTTTACGTTTGCCCTTGGCAGAGAAAGCTTACAAAGTGACTGGGAAGTGTCCAAAATCAATG GCACACATGCTAGACTCTCCACCAAGCACACACGCTTTGAGGAACAAGTTTATGACATCCCAATCCTCATCAATGATGGGGGGCAGCCACCCATGGAAGGCATTGTCTCCTTATCAG TTACTTTCTGCCAGTGTGTGGACGGAAGTTGTTTCCGGCCAGCAGGCAACCAGGTTGGGATACCCACCGTGGGCATGGCAGTTGGTATACTTCTGACCACATTTCTGGTCATTG GTATAATTTTAGCGGTTGTATTCATCCGTATGAGGAAAGATAAAGTTGAAGATCCACAGTCCCCTGAGAATAAGCCTCTGAGGAGCTGA
- the Cdh17 gene encoding cadherin-17 isoform X1: MRKSSLKLTADYFGRVGESLSKHYTSLCADQTGAYGQEGKFSGPLKPMTFSIFEGQEPSQIIFQFKANPPAVTFELTGETDGIFKIEKDGLLYHTRVLDRETRAVHHLQLAALDSQGAIVDGPVPIIIEVKDINDNRPTFLQTKYEGSVRQNSRPGKPFMYVNATDLDDPATPNGQLFYQIVIQLPKINNVMYFQIDNKTGAISLTPEGSQVLDPIKNPYYNLVVSVKDMGGQNENSFSDTTSVDITVRENIWKAPEPVEIRENLTDPHPIKITQVQWNDPGAHYSLINKEKLPQFPFSIDQEGNIYVTQPLDREEKDSHVFFATAKDENGKPLAYPLEIRVKVIDINDNPPTCLSQVTVFEVQENEVLGSSIGIFAAHDMDEANNINSILKYRLVDQTPKVPSDELFLIDEYGGKVQLGKRSLKKQDSPQYNLTVEVSDIDFKTLCSLQVNVIDINDQIPIFERSDYGSKTLSEDTAIGSTILIIQATDDDEPFTGSSKILYKIVQGDTEGRLEVVTDPMTNTGYVKIRKPLDFETEPVTSIVFKAENPEPLVNGIEYNASSFASFELTVTDVNEVPVFPQQIFQANVSEDTAIGTKVGTVTARDPEGLTVSYSLKDNKRGWLKIDSVTGDIFSTAPLDRETESVYRVQVVATEVGGSSLSSTAYFHLVLMDVNDNPPRLAKDYTGLFFCHPLSAPGSLIFEATDDDQQSVRRPKFTFALGRESLQSDWEVSKINGTHARLSTKHTRFEEQVYDIPILINDGGQPPMEGIVSLSVTFCQCVDGSCFRPAGNQVGIPTVGMAVGILLTTFLVIGIILAVVFIRMRKDKVEDPQSPENKPLRS, translated from the exons TTTAAGGCCAACCCTCCAGCTGTGACTTTTGAGCTAACAGGAGAGACGGATGGTATATTTAAGATAGAAAAGGATGGACTTCTTTATCACACAAGAGTCCTGGACAGAGAAACAAGGGCGGTTCATCATCTGCAG CTTGCAGCCTTGGATTCTCAGGGAGCTATAGTGGATGGCCCAGTCCCCATCATCATAGAAGTCAAGGACATCAATGACAACCGACCTACATTTCTCCAGACAAAATATGAAGGCTCAGTGAGGCAGAACTCTCGCCCAG GAAAGCCTTTCATGTATGTCAATGCTACAGACCTGGATGACCCGGCTACTCCCAATGGCCAGCTTTTTTATCAAATTGTCATCCAGCTTCCCAAAATCAACAATGTTATGTACTTCCAGATCGACAACAAAACAGGGGCAATCTCGCTTACCCCAGAAG GTTCTCAGGTATTGGATCCAATAAAGAATCCGTACTACAACCTGGTGGTCTCTGTGAAGGACATGGGGGGCCAGAATGAGAATTCCTTCAGCGATACCACATCTGTGGATATTACTGTCAGAGAGAACATCTGGAAAGCACCAGAGCCTGTGGAGATTCGAGAAAACTTAACTGATCCTCACCCCATCAAAATCACTCAG GTGCAGTGGAATGACCCAGGGGCCCACTATTCCTTAATCAACAAGGAGAAGCTGCCACAGTTTCCATTCTCGATCGACCAAGAAGGAAATATTTACGTGACTCAGCCTTTGGACCGTGAGGAAAAGGACTCT CATGTTTTCTTTGCCACTGCCAAGGATGAGAATGGAAAACCCCTCGCATATCCACTGGAAATTCGTGTGAAAGTTATTGACATTAATGACAACCCACCGACATGTCTCTCTCAAGTGACTGTATTTGAAGTCCAGGAGAATGAAGTCTTGG GTAGTAGCATTGGGATCTTTGCTGCCCACGATATGGATGAAGCTAACAATATCAACAGTATTTTGAAGTACAGACTTGTAGACCAAACACCCAAAGTTCCCTCAGATGAACTCTTTCTCATTGACGAATATGGAGGAAAGGTCCAGTTGGGTAAACGGTCCTTGAAGAAGCAAGACAGTCCTCAGTACAACTTAACAGTAGAGGTGTCTGACATAG ATTTCAAGACTCTCTGTTCTCTTCAAGTCAACGTTATTGATATCAACGATCAGATTCCCATCTTTGAAAGATCAGAC TATGGAAGCAAGACTCTTTCTGAAGACACAGCCATCGGATCCACCATCTTAATCATCCAAGCTACTGATGATGATGAGCCCTTTACCGGGAGCTCTAAAATTCTGTACAAGATTGTACAGGGAGACACTGAGGGAAGACTGGAAGTTGTCACAGATCCCATGACCAATACAGGATACGTCAAGATCAGAAAG CCTCTTGATTTTGAAACCGAACCAGTTACTAGCATTGTGTTCAAAGCAGAAAACCCTGAGCCGCTGGTGAATGGCATAGAGTACAATGCTAGTTCTTTTGCCTCCTTCGAGCTGACCGTGACGGATGTGAATGAAGTGCCTGTATTTCCCCAGCAAATATTCCAAGCCAACGTTAGCGAGGATACTGCTATAGGCACTAAAGTGGGCACTGTGACTGCCAGGGATCCGGAAGGCCTGACTGTGAG TTATTCACTGAAAGACAATAAGAGAGGTTGGCTTAAAATCGACTCCGTCACCGGCGACATATTTAGCACTGCTCCGCtggacagggaaacagaaagtgtgtATCGAGTACAAGTGGTGGCCACTGAAGTAG GTGGGTCCTCTCTGAGTTCTACAGCATATTTCCACCTGGTCCTCATGGATGTGAATGACAACCCCCCTCGCCTAGCTAAGGACTACACAGGCTTGTTCTTCTGCCATCCCCTAAGTGCCCCTGGGAGCCTCATCTTTGAAGCCACTGATGATGACCAGCAGTCAGTTCGGAGGCCCAAGTTTACGTTTGCCCTTGGCAGAGAAAGCTTACAAAGTGACTGGGAAGTGTCCAAAATCAATG GCACACATGCTAGACTCTCCACCAAGCACACACGCTTTGAGGAACAAGTTTATGACATCCCAATCCTCATCAATGATGGGGGGCAGCCACCCATGGAAGGCATTGTCTCCTTATCAG TTACTTTCTGCCAGTGTGTGGACGGAAGTTGTTTCCGGCCAGCAGGCAACCAGGTTGGGATACCCACCGTGGGCATGGCAGTTGGTATACTTCTGACCACATTTCTGGTCATTG GTATAATTTTAGCGGTTGTATTCATCCGTATGAGGAAAGATAAAGTTGAAGATCCACAGTCCCCTGAGAATAAGCCTCTGAGGAGCTGA
- the Cdh17 gene encoding cadherin-17 isoform X3 — protein sequence MLCTSRSTTKQGQSRLPQKVQWNDPGAHYSLINKEKLPQFPFSIDQEGNIYVTQPLDREEKDSHVFFATAKDENGKPLAYPLEIRVKVIDINDNPPTCLSQVTVFEVQENEVLGSSIGIFAAHDMDEANNINSILKYRLVDQTPKVPSDELFLIDEYGGKVQLGKRSLKKQDSPQYNLTVEVSDIDFKTLCSLQVNVIDINDQIPIFERSDYGSKTLSEDTAIGSTILIIQATDDDEPFTGSSKILYKIVQGDTEGRLEVVTDPMTNTGYVKIRKPLDFETEPVTSIVFKAENPEPLVNGIEYNASSFASFELTVTDVNEVPVFPQQIFQANVSEDTAIGTKVGTVTARDPEGLTVSYSLKDNKRGWLKIDSVTGDIFSTAPLDRETESVYRVQVVATEVGGSSLSSTAYFHLVLMDVNDNPPRLAKDYTGLFFCHPLSAPGSLIFEATDDDQQSVRRPKFTFALGRESLQSDWEVSKINGTHARLSTKHTRFEEQVYDIPILINDGGQPPMEGIVSLSVTFCQCVDGSCFRPAGNQVGIPTVGMAVGILLTTFLVIGIILAVVFIRMRKDKVEDPQSPENKPLRS from the exons ATGTTATGTACTTCCAGATCGACAACAAAACAGGGGCAATCTCGCTTACCCCAGAAG GTGCAGTGGAATGACCCAGGGGCCCACTATTCCTTAATCAACAAGGAGAAGCTGCCACAGTTTCCATTCTCGATCGACCAAGAAGGAAATATTTACGTGACTCAGCCTTTGGACCGTGAGGAAAAGGACTCT CATGTTTTCTTTGCCACTGCCAAGGATGAGAATGGAAAACCCCTCGCATATCCACTGGAAATTCGTGTGAAAGTTATTGACATTAATGACAACCCACCGACATGTCTCTCTCAAGTGACTGTATTTGAAGTCCAGGAGAATGAAGTCTTGG GTAGTAGCATTGGGATCTTTGCTGCCCACGATATGGATGAAGCTAACAATATCAACAGTATTTTGAAGTACAGACTTGTAGACCAAACACCCAAAGTTCCCTCAGATGAACTCTTTCTCATTGACGAATATGGAGGAAAGGTCCAGTTGGGTAAACGGTCCTTGAAGAAGCAAGACAGTCCTCAGTACAACTTAACAGTAGAGGTGTCTGACATAG ATTTCAAGACTCTCTGTTCTCTTCAAGTCAACGTTATTGATATCAACGATCAGATTCCCATCTTTGAAAGATCAGAC TATGGAAGCAAGACTCTTTCTGAAGACACAGCCATCGGATCCACCATCTTAATCATCCAAGCTACTGATGATGATGAGCCCTTTACCGGGAGCTCTAAAATTCTGTACAAGATTGTACAGGGAGACACTGAGGGAAGACTGGAAGTTGTCACAGATCCCATGACCAATACAGGATACGTCAAGATCAGAAAG CCTCTTGATTTTGAAACCGAACCAGTTACTAGCATTGTGTTCAAAGCAGAAAACCCTGAGCCGCTGGTGAATGGCATAGAGTACAATGCTAGTTCTTTTGCCTCCTTCGAGCTGACCGTGACGGATGTGAATGAAGTGCCTGTATTTCCCCAGCAAATATTCCAAGCCAACGTTAGCGAGGATACTGCTATAGGCACTAAAGTGGGCACTGTGACTGCCAGGGATCCGGAAGGCCTGACTGTGAG TTATTCACTGAAAGACAATAAGAGAGGTTGGCTTAAAATCGACTCCGTCACCGGCGACATATTTAGCACTGCTCCGCtggacagggaaacagaaagtgtgtATCGAGTACAAGTGGTGGCCACTGAAGTAG GTGGGTCCTCTCTGAGTTCTACAGCATATTTCCACCTGGTCCTCATGGATGTGAATGACAACCCCCCTCGCCTAGCTAAGGACTACACAGGCTTGTTCTTCTGCCATCCCCTAAGTGCCCCTGGGAGCCTCATCTTTGAAGCCACTGATGATGACCAGCAGTCAGTTCGGAGGCCCAAGTTTACGTTTGCCCTTGGCAGAGAAAGCTTACAAAGTGACTGGGAAGTGTCCAAAATCAATG GCACACATGCTAGACTCTCCACCAAGCACACACGCTTTGAGGAACAAGTTTATGACATCCCAATCCTCATCAATGATGGGGGGCAGCCACCCATGGAAGGCATTGTCTCCTTATCAG TTACTTTCTGCCAGTGTGTGGACGGAAGTTGTTTCCGGCCAGCAGGCAACCAGGTTGGGATACCCACCGTGGGCATGGCAGTTGGTATACTTCTGACCACATTTCTGGTCATTG GTATAATTTTAGCGGTTGTATTCATCCGTATGAGGAAAGATAAAGTTGAAGATCCACAGTCCCCTGAGAATAAGCCTCTGAGGAGCTGA